From a single Pararge aegeria chromosome 16, ilParAegt1.1, whole genome shotgun sequence genomic region:
- the LOC120630472 gene encoding serine palmitoyltransferase 1: MILMDIYDTASWWTLVIAAQVVIGLTYFMKMRKSKKPEDRLTQQKLLEWKPLPLVPDDLTVPEPPLMGKINEKALNLGATSFLCLDQEPKIMERAIQALHKYGVGSCGPRGFYGTIDVHLELEERLAKFLQVEETCVYSYGFSTVASAIPAYAKKGDIIFADEKVWFAIQKGIDASRSTVRYFRHNDMQDLERQLELAAWKKELNPKRRAFLVAEAIYLNTGYMCPLRKLVELARRFKLRIILDESLSIGVIGKTGRGLTEHLNVPRDEIDLIVGSLEHSFASIGGFCAGSHYIVEHQRLSGLGYCFSASLPPMLTEAAIAALDILEERPEIISDLAEISVKLSHALYSLYHFSFSGDVYSPVKHLYTKDEGNVLSYDIKMEFLRNIAKYCMERGVAVTVSAHIKDDELSCPEPSIRIVSTLKLNDGLIAQICEVLDKAYIDCKILG; encoded by the exons ATGATTTTAATGGATATATATGACACC GCAAGTTGGTGGACACTTGTTATCGCTGCTCAAGTGGTTATCGGCCTTACATATTTCATGAAGATGAGAAAATCAAAGAAACCCGAAGACCGTTTGACGCAACAAAAACTACTTGAATGGAAACCTTTGCCTTTAGTTCCCGACGATTTAACTGTGCCAGAACCACCTTTAATGgggaaaattaatgaaaaagcTCTTAATTTGGGGGCTACAAGCTTTCTTTGCTTGGATCAGGAGCCTAAGATTATGGAGCGAGCTATTCAGGCCTTGCACAAATACGGCGTTGGATCCTGTGGCCCGCGAGGGTTTTACGGTACAATAGATGTACATTTAGAGTTGGAGGAGAGGTTGGCTAAGTTCTTGCAGGTGGAAGAGACCTGTGTTTATTCATATGGGTTTTCTACTGTTGCCAGTGCCATACCAGCTTACGCTAAAAAGGGGGATATAATCTTTGC GGATGAGAAAGTATGGTTCGCCATACAAAAAGGTATAGATGCTTCGCGAAGCACAGTCAGATACTTCCGTCACAATGACATGCAGGACTTGGAGCGTCAGCTAGAACTTGCAGCTTGGAAAAAGGAACTCAACCCTAAAAGAAGGGCGTTCTTGGTTGCTGAGGCTATATACCTTAATACAGGCTATATGTGTCCTTTGAGGAAATTGGTGGAACTGGCCAGAAGGTTCAAATTGAGGATCATTCTTGATGAAAGTCTGTCAATTGGG GTGATCGGCAAGACGGGCCGAGGGCTGACGGAGCATCTCAACGTGCCGCGTGACGAGATCGACTTGATAGTAGGATCTTTGGAGCACTCGTTCGCTTCCATCGGAGGGTTCTGCGCCGGCTCGCACTATATCGTGGAGCACCAACGCCTCTCCGGGTTAG GGTACTGCTTCAGCGCGTCTCTGCCGCCCATGCTGACGGAAGCTGCCATCGCTGCGTTGGACATCTTGGAGGAGAGGCCGGAGATCATCAGCGACCTGGCTGAGATCTCCGTGAAGTTGAGCCA TGCCCTCTACAGTCTATACCACTTCTCGTTCAGCGGGGACGTGTACTCGCCAGTCAAACATCTTTACACCAAGGACGAAGGCAACGTATTGTCTTACGACATCAAGATGGAGTTCCTCCGAAATATAGCTAAATATTGTATGGAAAGAGGCGTGGCGGTGACTGTCTCAGCGCATATAAAGGACGATGAGCTAAGCTGTCCAGAACCTTCCATAAGAATAGTGTCGACTTTGAAGCTTAATGACGGACTCATTGCCCAGATTTGCGAAGTGTTGGATAAGGCGTACATAGATTGCAAAATTCTAGGCTGA
- the LOC120630522 gene encoding tektin-B1-like produces the protein MDASIPVFEKPHPRISVLDWTRNIQRLQNEARLHRFESYELRQRANQLRNETSVTTRWDTYVNNELMRDRIFEVDSWRENQRFTREQVRDEIRALKEEKNATELHLESLQIPLMVVSQCLSNRDQRVPPELTRDQLGEELRKELHIIENSKRVLTDVCHMGWQKIKDLTNVFCRLEREIQNKDDCLMLEYHVKDLTRESSEISYKVDPTRIPPDSMTEESYVHCIQNTIKIAEQLMRESKELRETMFKSREQAKNQIYAQSQQVEMIVRRRVYDIQRARNEMEWQKYKLEANIQKVDREIESLRAAVADKINPTKLVETRLETRTRRPVLERVQDKTMGGLIEEYERVHTSSNMLEKKLQEALTTYHGMYNHHQRVKKDLEYKNQALETDRRLMEIRKPLHKEDDTEFKRNVGYCHMADELVTD, from the exons ATGGACGCCTCTATTCCTGTTTTTGAGAAACCACATCCCCGTATTAGTGTTCTAGATTGGACTAGAAATATACAAAGATTACAAAATGAAGCCAGGTTGCATCGTTTCGAATCTTACGAACTTAGACAACGGGCTAATCAACTTCGCAATGAAACTTCAGTTACCACACGATGGGACACCTACGTTAACAATGAGTTAATGAGAGacag aATATTCGAAGTAGACTCATGGCGTGAAAATCAAAGATTCACACGCGAGCAAGTGAGAGATGAAATCAGGGCTTTAAAAGAGGAGAAAAACGCAACAGAATTGCACTTGGAGTCACTTCAAATACCATTGATGGTGGTATCTCAATGTCTGTCCAATAGAGATCAGAGAGTACCACCTGAGTTGACTAGAGATCAACTTGGCGAGGAATTAAGGAAG GAGCTACATATAATCGAAAACAGCAAACGCGTTCTAACCGACGTCTGTCATATGGGATGGCAGAAAATCAAGGATCTCACTAATGTCTTCTGCAGGTTGGAGCGAGAGATTCAGAACAAGGACGATTGCCTTATGTTGGAGTATCACGTGAAAGATTTGACTAGAGAGAGTTCTGAGATATCTTATAAAGTTGACCCTACGAGAATTCCACCTGA CTCAATGACTGAAGAAAGTTACGTCCACTGCAtacaaaacacaataaaaattgCGGAACAATTAATGCGAGAGTCCAAGGAGCTACGTGAAACTATGTTCAAAAGTAGAGAACAGGCGAAGAACCAGATCTACGCGCAAAGTCAACAGGTGGAAATGATTGTACGCAGACGTGTCTATGACATACAGAGGGCAAGAAATGAAATGGAGTGGCAGAAATATAAg CTAGAAGCAAATATCCAAAAGGTTGATCGAGAGATTGAATCTCTTCGTGCAGCGGTCGCGGATAAAATAAACCCAACAAAGCTGGTGGAGACTCGACTGGAGACTAGGACTAGAAGACCAGTACTCGAAAGAGTGCAG GATAAAACGATGGGCGGCTTGATTGAAGAATACGAAAGGGTGCATACAAGTTCTAATATGCTCGAGAAAAAGCTGCAAGAAGCACT GACAACGTACCACGGCATGTACAACCATCACCAACGCGTCAAGAAAGACTTGGAGTATAAAAACCAGGCTTTAGAAACTGATCGCAGGTTAATGGAGATAAGGAAACCTTTGCACAAAGAAGACGACACCGAGTTCAAAAGGAATGTTGGATATTGTCATATGGCTGACGAACTTGTAACCGATTAG
- the LOC120630718 gene encoding ATP-dependent RNA helicase dbp2-like has translation MFDDRRGGRGGRGGGPRGRGGGRGGMGSRGDRSEDRSGGSRFGGRGRDSSRGGRGGSRGGRDSRDGRDDFRGKFKNDQPGGALRKIRWEGVTLTPFQKNFYVPHPNVQMRPMSEVEAYRSQHQITVNGRDVPAPSIYFEEGGFPDYAMKEILKQGFPNPTPIQAQGWPIALSGRDMVGIAQTGSGKTLAYILPAIVHIINQPRLLRDEGPIVLVLAPTRELAQQIQQVATDFGQNVAVRNTCIFGGAPKGPQGRTLERGVEIVIATPGRLIDFLEKDTTNLRRCTYLVLDEADRMLDMGFEPQIRKIIEQIRPDRQVLMWSATWPKEVQNLAEEFLHDYIQINIGSLSLSANHNILQIVDVCEEWEKNDKLITLLTEISSEEETKTIIFAETKRKVDEITKSINRAGWRALAIHGDKNQQDRDYVLQQFRNSRAGVLVATDVAARGLDVEDVKFVINYDYPNNSEDYVHRIGRTGRSQNTGTAYTLFTPNNSAKAKDLMSVLQEANQVVNPKLLELAQCGMGFKGKYGRGRFRDRDDDGGRGGRGRGRGRGGSSRWDNSSNGDSGGFGQGYRQDYNSRPNYREGGFNRDREGGGSFRGRGGSRGASRGSRGGQGFSQGSSSYGQGQGYSQPATPAFTPAPSSYYNMYSQPPPQ, from the exons AT GTTTGACGATAGACGAGGGGGTCGTGGCGGACGTGGGGGTGGCCCGAGAGGGCGCGGTGGCGGTCGCGGAGGTATGGGTTCCAGAGGAGATCGATCTGAAGACAGATCTGGAGGCAGCCGGTTTGGTGGCCGAGGCCGAGACTCCAGCCGAGGCGGACGTGGAGGAAGCCGAGGCGGACGCGACAGTCGAGACGGTCGAGACGACTTCCGAGGAAAGTTCAAAAATGATCAACCCGGTGGCGCCCTGCGCAAAATTCGCTGGGAAGGCGTTACACTTACTCCATTCCAAAAGAACTTTTATGTGCCCCACCCTAACGTTCAGATGCGACCGATGTCCGAGGTCGAAGCTTATCGTAGCCAACACCAGATCACCGTCAACGGGCGCGACGTTCCAGCTCCGAGCATTTATTTCGAGGAGGGTGGTTTTCCCGATTATGCTATGAAGGAAATTCTTAAACAAGGCTTTCCAAACCCGACTCCCATCCAAGCTCAGGGTTGGCCGATAGCTTTATCTGGACGGGACATGGTTGGAATAGCTCAGACCGGGTCAGGGAAGACCTTGGCATACATATTGCCAGCGATTGTTCATATCATAAACCAGCCGAGACTTTTGAGAGATGAAGGCCCAATTGTCCTTGTCTTAGCGCCAACACGAGAACTTGCGCAGCAAATTCAGCAG GTGGCAACCGACTTTGGTCAGAATGTGGCAGTTCGTAACACATGCATCTTTGGTGGAGCACCGAAAGGCCCTCAGGGTAGGACCCTGGAGAGAGGGGTGGAGATAGTCATTGCAACACCTGGAAGACTTATTGACTTCTTGGAGAAAG ATACTACAAATCTTCGCCGATGCACATACTTAGTCCTGGACGAGGCAGACCGGATGTTGGACATGGGTTTCGAGCCACAGATCAGAAAGATCATCGAGCAGATCAGACCCGACAGACAA GTTCTCATGTGGTCAGCGACCTGGCCGAAAGAGGTACAGAACCTTGCGGAGGAGTTTCTCCACGACTACATCCAGATCAACATCGGTTCACTCTCCCTGTCTGCCAATCACAATATCCTGCAAATCGTTGATGTGTGTGAAGAATGGGAGAAGAACGACAAACTGATCACACTGCTGACAGAAATATCATCGGAGGAGGAAACCAAGACAATTATTTTCGCAGAGACCAAGAGAAAG GTGGATGAAATAACAAAGAGCATAAACCGTGCGGGCTGGCGCGCGCTCGCCATTCACGGCGACAAAAACCAGCAGGACCGCGACTACGTGCTGCAGCAGTTCCGCAACTCCAGAGCCGGCGTGCTCGTCGCCACCGACGTCGCGGCGCGCGGGCTCG ACGTGGAGGACGTGAAGTTTGTGATAAACTACGACTATCCGAACAACTCTGAAGACTACGTGCATCGCATCGGTCGTACGGGCCGGTCGCAGAACACCGGCACGGCGTATACGCTGTTCACGCCTAACAACTCTGCCAAG gCGAAGGACCTGATGTCCGTGTTGCAGGAAGCCAACCAAGTCGTAAACCCTAAGCTATTGGAGTTGGCGCAATGTGGCATGGGATTCAAAGGAAAGTATG GTCGCGGGCGATTCCGTGATCGCGATGACGACGGCGGTCGCGGGGGGAGGGGGCGTGGCCGCGGACGCGGGG GCAGTTCAAGATGGGACAACTCGTCCAACGGCGACAGCGGCGGCTTCGGTCAAGGCTACCGACAGGACTACAACAGTCGGCCGAACTATCGCGAAGGGGGCTTCAACAGGGACAGAGAGGGGGGAGGCAGCTTCCGAGGCCGAGGTGGCAGTAGAGGCGCCTCGCGCGGCAGTCGAGGCGGACAGGGATTCAGCCAGGGCTCATCCAGCTACGGCCAAGGCCAGGGGTACAGCCAGCCCGCCACCCCGGCGTTCACCCCCGCCCCCAGTAGCTACTACAATATGTATTCCCAACCGCCCCCacaataa